A region of Actinomycetota bacterium DNA encodes the following proteins:
- a CDS encoding LAGLIDADG family homing endonuclease has translation MAKTRDALSVEHGPARRGLQVRRLFTTKGTHPYDELTWERRDAVITNWRDGTTAFEQRDLEFPAGWSQNATNIVAQKYFRGPLGTPQREHSVRQMVDRVAGTITRWGAKDGYFATDGDAEAFQAELTHLLVNQKAAFNSPVWFNVGVEPEPQCSACQPYDALVSTPTGMVPIGELVERRAVGTVVYDAHGETRVRAVKVNGDKRVFRVLLRNGSFVEATADHLVYAVPERRGVGSWLRVDQLRPGMRLHLYPHRGSTDDLVGPLATSADRQAEVGGGTATLVRAEPATREASEAALAGWLQADGFVGQYETGTNTSLTIEFQTVTEEEHQWVQRHLQVVFPDVHQHVRTFETADPGLTGRRTRLYGEVLRPFVDAWGLRARRHELRVPARLWNAPNEAVAAYLRSIFQADGYVTVQGGSGRVAFAVISERWTEDIQVLLLRLGIYSRRLRKLDPRPHRSDLFEVQINVRSERSAFRSKVGFLSAGKTATLDASLELDGKTCPSVREEEIVAIEDRGVRPVFDIQTDSGEYLSNNVRVHNCFILSVSDTMPSILNWYVEEGMIFKGGSGSGINLSTIRSSREQLGHGGEAS, from the coding sequence GTGGCCAAGACCCGGGATGCCCTGTCCGTCGAGCACGGTCCCGCCCGCCGGGGCCTTCAGGTGCGACGCCTGTTCACGACCAAGGGAACCCACCCCTACGACGAACTGACCTGGGAGCGCAGGGACGCCGTCATCACCAACTGGCGCGATGGCACCACCGCCTTCGAGCAGCGCGACCTCGAGTTCCCCGCCGGCTGGTCGCAGAACGCCACCAACATCGTCGCCCAGAAGTACTTCCGCGGCCCCCTCGGCACCCCCCAGCGCGAGCACTCCGTCCGCCAGATGGTGGACAGGGTCGCCGGCACCATCACCCGCTGGGGCGCCAAGGACGGCTACTTCGCCACCGACGGCGACGCCGAGGCCTTCCAGGCCGAGCTGACCCACCTGCTGGTCAACCAGAAGGCCGCCTTCAACTCCCCGGTCTGGTTCAACGTCGGGGTCGAGCCCGAGCCGCAGTGCTCGGCCTGCCAGCCCTACGACGCGCTGGTCAGCACCCCGACCGGCATGGTGCCGATCGGTGAGCTGGTCGAGCGCCGGGCGGTCGGGACCGTCGTCTACGACGCCCATGGCGAGACCCGGGTGCGGGCGGTCAAGGTCAACGGCGACAAGCGCGTGTTCCGGGTCCTCCTCCGCAACGGCTCGTTCGTCGAGGCGACCGCCGACCACCTGGTGTACGCCGTACCTGAGCGGCGGGGCGTCGGCTCGTGGCTGCGGGTCGACCAGCTTCGTCCGGGAATGCGCCTGCACCTGTACCCGCACCGCGGTTCCACCGACGACCTGGTCGGCCCCCTCGCCACCTCCGCCGATCGGCAGGCCGAGGTGGGTGGCGGGACGGCCACCCTGGTTCGCGCCGAGCCGGCCACCAGGGAAGCGTCCGAGGCCGCGCTGGCCGGATGGCTCCAGGCCGACGGGTTCGTCGGCCAGTACGAGACCGGGACCAACACCTCGCTCACGATCGAGTTCCAGACCGTGACAGAGGAGGAGCACCAGTGGGTGCAGCGGCACCTGCAGGTCGTGTTCCCCGACGTCCACCAGCACGTCAGGACCTTCGAGACCGCCGACCCCGGCCTCACCGGTCGCCGCACCCGACTGTACGGCGAGGTCCTGCGCCCGTTCGTGGACGCCTGGGGCCTGCGCGCCCGGCGGCACGAGCTGCGGGTGCCGGCCAGGCTCTGGAACGCGCCCAACGAGGCCGTCGCCGCCTACCTCCGCAGCATCTTCCAGGCCGACGGGTACGTCACTGTGCAGGGCGGCAGCGGACGGGTTGCCTTCGCGGTGATCAGCGAGCGCTGGACCGAGGACATCCAGGTGCTGCTCCTGCGGCTCGGCATCTACTCACGTCGGCTCCGCAAGCTCGACCCCCGTCCCCACCGCTCAGACCTGTTCGAGGTGCAGATCAACGTCCGCTCCGAGCGGTCGGCGTTCCGGTCCAAGGTCGGGTTCCTCTCAGCCGGGAAGACGGCGACCCTGGACGCCTCCCTGGAGCTGGACGGCAAGACGTGTCCCTCGGTTCGTGAGGAGGAGATCGTCGCCATCGAGGACCGCGGCGTGCGGCCCGTCTTCGACATCCAGACCGACAGTGGTGAGTACCTCTCCAACAACGTCCGCGTCCACAACTGCTTCATCCTGTCCGTCTCCGACACCATGCCGTCGATCCTCAACTGGTACGTCGAGGAGGGCATGATCTTCAAGGGCGGCTCGGGGTCGGGCATCAACCTGTCGACCATCCGGTCGTCCCGGGAGCAGCTCGGCCACGGCGGCGAGGCCTC
- the nrdR gene encoding transcriptional regulator NrdR yields MRCPFCGSDEDRVVDSRPSEDGGTIRRRRACAVCGRRFTTFERVEEAPLLVLKRDGSREQFELGKLVSGLEKACKNRPIPREEILRIASDIEEAVRARGQREVESQEVGIELLNALRELDQVAYMRFASVYKDFQDPADFERELEDLGSLRKTTPPKPRPSARVT; encoded by the coding sequence GTGCGTTGCCCCTTCTGCGGGTCCGACGAGGACCGCGTGGTCGACTCCCGGCCGTCCGAGGACGGCGGGACGATCCGTCGCCGGCGTGCCTGCGCGGTCTGCGGTCGGCGCTTCACCACCTTCGAGCGGGTCGAGGAGGCGCCACTGCTGGTCCTCAAGCGTGACGGCTCCAGGGAGCAGTTCGAGCTCGGCAAGCTCGTGTCGGGCCTGGAGAAGGCCTGCAAGAACCGGCCGATCCCTCGCGAGGAGATCCTACGCATCGCCAGTGACATCGAGGAGGCGGTCCGGGCCAGGGGCCAGCGCGAGGTCGAGAGCCAGGAGGTCGGGATCGAGCTCCTCAACGCCCTGCGCGAGCTGGACCAGGTCGCCTACATGCGCTTTGCCAGCGTCTACAAGGACTTCCAGGACCCGGCCGACTTCGAGCGCGAGCTGGAGGACCTCGGTTCCCTCCGCAAGACCACCCCCCCGAAGCCCCGTCCCAGCGCCAGGGTGACGTAG
- a CDS encoding LysM peptidoglycan-binding domain-containing protein has translation MRLTRRGRMLVRVLAVVLVVAGFLLVAPGLARGDGPDRPAPRVTYVVESGDTLWSIARRVAPGQDPRPVVDGLIEANHLRGGLQAGQELSIPVPER, from the coding sequence ATGCGTCTCACGAGGCGCGGCCGGATGCTCGTCCGGGTGCTCGCCGTCGTGCTGGTCGTCGCCGGGTTCCTGCTGGTCGCTCCCGGCCTGGCCAGGGGCGACGGGCCCGACCGGCCGGCGCCGAGGGTCACCTACGTGGTCGAGTCCGGCGACACCCTCTGGTCGATCGCGCGGCGGGTCGCCCCTGGGCAGGACCCGCGGCCGGTGGTGGACGGCCTGATCGAGGCCAACCACCTCCGCGGCGGGCTCCAGGCCGGCCAGGAGCTGTCGATCCCCGTTCCGGAGCGCTAG
- the lexA gene encoding transcriptional repressor LexA, which translates to MAEQLTTRQRRILEVIRDAVADRGYPPSIREIGEAVGLTSTSSVHSQLEALQRKGFIRRDPTKPRAIEVHLEEPVAAMPRPLPTYVPLMSAPVAAGTGTLPEDVVEELLPLPRELVGQGQLMMLQVRGESMVGAGVLDRDYVVVRRQDTADNGDMVAALLPNDESEATVKHFSRRGGHIQLLPDNPAFDPIDGDQAQILGKVVAVLRRLR; encoded by the coding sequence ATGGCGGAGCAGCTCACCACCAGGCAACGACGCATCCTGGAGGTGATCCGCGACGCGGTCGCCGACCGGGGCTACCCGCCGTCCATCCGCGAGATCGGCGAGGCGGTCGGCCTGACCTCGACCTCCAGCGTCCACTCCCAGCTCGAGGCGCTCCAGCGCAAGGGCTTCATCCGCCGCGACCCGACCAAGCCACGGGCCATCGAGGTCCACCTGGAGGAGCCGGTGGCGGCCATGCCGCGGCCCCTGCCCACCTACGTGCCCCTGATGAGCGCCCCGGTCGCCGCCGGTACCGGCACCCTGCCCGAGGACGTCGTCGAGGAGCTGCTGCCCCTGCCGCGCGAGCTGGTCGGGCAGGGCCAGCTCATGATGCTGCAGGTCCGGGGGGAATCGATGGTCGGCGCCGGGGTCCTGGACCGCGACTACGTGGTCGTCCGCCGCCAGGACACGGCCGACAACGGCGACATGGTCGCCGCCCTGCTCCCCAACGACGAGTCCGAGGCCACGGTCAAGCACTTCTCCCGCCGGGGCGGCCACATCCAGCTCCTCCCCGACAACCCCGCCTTCGACCCCATCGACGGCGACCAGGCCCAGATCCTCGGCAAGGTGGTCGCCGTCCTCCGCCGCCTCCGCTAG